A window of Candidatus Protochlamydia phocaeensis genomic DNA:
GTCCGCAATAAAACTCGATGCGATCGCCTGCTCGAATAGAGCGGTATTTGAGGGAGTTCTTCCTGCCTTCAACGGGTTTTATACCGCTTTTAAGAAGCGAGAACCAAGGCTCTTGACAATGCAAACGGTGAAAATCAGCCATTCCATCTCCGCAGGACGAATAATTAAATCATCATTGTTTGCTGCTGTTTTTCAAATTTGCGCTGCTCTTGCTCGAGTCGGCCCAATTCATAGCCCTCATAATCGACGAATTTAAAAAAGCGCTCGAAGGCTGGGAAAGTTTGGCAGACGACTTTGGCCATTGTTTGGGCGATGTGGCGATAGCTGGGATGCCCGGCAGGAGAAGAGCGCAGCTCGCAAAGCCATTGCAGGGCGCGCAAATTGACGTGGAAATACCATCTAATATTATATGCCATCGGGACGACGTATTGTGCCTCTTCGGGAAGCTCGGCGGCGATGACATCGAATACCTCTTTAGCCTGGTTCAATGCATGGCAATAGTCTTCTTCATAAGGCGTATTTTGGATTTCGGGTGGAATGTAGAAGCCATAGTCGCAGCATAAGAACTGGCGTTCTTGAGTCAACAGGCGATGGCGGTGTAAGTCGCGGTAGGCGCCAAAATCTGTGACAATTTCAAATGTAAATTCGGCATGTTCTAATGCTCTAGGCGATTTGTGGCGGCGATTTTCCCGGGCGTTGCAGCCGGCATCGAGAATGCGCGCCAGTTCTTCATCCGATAAGCCTTTGCAGTAGTTCCAAATTTCGGGCAATCCTTTATTGCCCAAAGAATACAGCAGGGCTGCTGCTACTTTGGTAACGGCATCGGGATCGTAAGAGACCAAGCGTACACCGGATTGAAGGGTGCGTTCGCAATGAGGCAAATGCTGGTCGGCTATTAATTTAAGCTCGGACTGTATAGTCTCGTAAAATTGGGCATAACTTTGATGGGAACGGTGAGAGGGATCGGAACGGCGGACAAATGAAGGAATAACCTTGCTAAGCTCTTCATAGCTGCGCTTGCCGATATCTTGCAGCTCGGCGAGATTTTGACAATTCAGGCGATGGATGAGCTGCTCGAAGAAGCGACCATTGCCATAAATGCCCATATTAGTCAGGGTTCCCGCCGGCAACAGACCCCTTAGGCAATCTAGTACTTTAGCGCGCAGGGCTGCAGTATAGGCTGCTTTGGAAATGAGCGGATCTTTGGGGAAGCGCTGCTCCATGATGGCAGTGACAGGAGGAATCAAGCGGCTGTAAGTATCGAACAACATATTGCAAGTTTGAATATAACTGTCGCGATAGGCCGATGTCATAAGAATAGGTTCGCGATAAAAGAGATATTCGCCTTTAACCTTTTGGTCAAAGTAAATATAACGAGTCGATTTCTCAAGAGGAGAACCGCCGATGCGATGATCTTCAATAAGCTTGGCCGCGATCATGGAGATATTCTCGATCGCTAGGTGCGCTCCTCCCAACTCTCCAATAGAGTCATCTCCATATCCATCTAAAATGCGGTCATAAAAGGCTTGTGCTTTTTTGATGGCCTCGCCCTGTTGATGCGCTTGTTGTTCCTCTTCCGAACGGGCAAGCGGGCCTACAATCGCTTCAAAAGCAGCTTCTTCATTGTTTGTAATAAATTCTTTCAAAAGAAGGCTGCGAAGCCCTAGGGCAGAGCGAGAGTAACGGGAAAAAAGCGCCCCTTTGATGACCTCCGGCAAATTCCTTAACACAAAAATATGGCTGGATGTATTAGTGACGTAGCGTTTTAAAATTTTTATTTGTGCGTCTGTGAATTCTTCGTAATCGTCCGTCAACATAATAATAACTATTCCTTAGTTCTATGCTATGCCGAATGGAATTGAAAATTTGGAACAATTCAAGCCGTCGCTTCAATGAAAAATGAAAAACAGTCTACATCAGTTTGAAGAGATGATAAGACCATTTTCATAGATCAATGTGCCGGCACAGGATTTTACCAATTTTTCAATTCCATTCGGTATAATCCGTTTTTTTGAGAAAAGAATAGATCTAGCGTGCCATAAAGCCTCTCACCTTTCAAGTAAAATGTCATGCTGAATCTATCTTCAAATCTAAAAAGCCTCTTTATTTAACAAATAAAATATTTTATTTATTAAATAAAGAGTAAATATAAATAGCTATTTAAATTGCCGATTTAAATAGTACCTTAAATTCAATTTAGTAGAGAGGTATTAAGAACCGTTAATGACCTAAAATCAAATTTTTCTCTCCTATTGCTCCTAAGAAGAAAGTAATTTCAAATATCGGTTATTATGGGTTTTAATCATTTTCTAAACGTGCCTGTGTTAATTCCACGCCTTGTTTTAGCCTGCTCGAATTTTATGAGGCTTAGTTGAGAATTTGCTTATAAAAATAAAAATTTTTCTGTTTAATTTCTTGTTAAATTAAGGGGAGTGACGGAAAGAGAAATGAGCGATGCAATAATAGGTGAAAATACAGTGGAATGGCGCAAATGGAATCAACAGGGGTTAATTCCGGGCCCTATGGAATCCGAAGAAGAATTTTGCCGGCGCATCGCTTTTTGCCTTCGCCTGGAGCAAGAATTGGTGGAAAGGGTAGGAGCTGATCTTCCATTTGCTGTTGGTGATAAAGCCTCTCAAGAGGTTTTACAAGATAGCTTAAAGCTTACGCAAGACTTATATGGAATATCTCCGGCCTGGGTGCCTTTGTTTTTTAGCAATTATCAGCTGGCACCTTGGCATGGAGGATGCGCGTGGATTTTTCAATTGGATGATTCAACGCCTACTTCTGCCTTTTTACAGCTGCGCGCCTGCTTTCGCCACCAATCGGCTTACTTAGGCCTTTATCAACGCCGCGAATTGATTGCTCACGAGTTAGCTCATGTAGGCCGCATGCTTTACCAGGAGCCGCATTTTGAAGAAATTCTCGCCTATCGCTCTTCTTCTTCTTCTTGGAGGCGTTGGTTGGGGCCTGTTGTCCAGTCTTCAAAAGAAACCCTTTTTTTCATTTTAATTTTAGGCACAGTCATCATGGCTGATCTCGCCTTGCTAGTCATGAATGCGCCTATTGGATATGGACTATCAATTGGACTAAAATTGATTCCTATAGCTCTTGTTTTTCTCGCTTTAGTGCGGTTAGGGAATAGGCAGAGGTTATTTGAACGCGCTTTGGCCCAGCTGAATGCCCTGTATTTAGACGAGCAAGCCGCCCGGCATCTTCTTTATCGCCTACGGGATCAAGAGATCGAATTGTTTGCTACATCTACTGCAGATGGAATTCGTTCTTTTATCCAAGAATACGCTTTGCAGTCTTTTCGCTGGAAGTTTCTTCTTTATAATTATCCTTTGCCATCCGATTAAACATATCCTTTGCTTTTCTGTAAGCCATTCGACGACAGGAGCCAATCTCTTGGGGAATGACCGAGATTCGCGTTCTTTTTCCCTAGAAAGCGAGCAATATTCACTCCGTATTGTCTGCTCTCTCCTATTGCCTCCTAGAAGGAAATCACCTCAAATATCGATTATGAGGGGTTTTAATAACCTGAATTGGCATGCTGGATTGAGGGGGAAATGCGGAAAAAATTTCCGTCATATTAAAACCTGAGTTTGGCGTTTTTTTTGCCGTTTGGACTGACGCAATCGAAAGAGCAAAAAATTCCAAACTCAAGCTAAAAAAAATCGAGCTAAAATTGAGCAGCTAAGCAGACTTATTTGAGACCGGGGACTGTCTTTAAATCGCTTAAAAAATAAAAGTTTGCTAATAAGAGATTATTGATTGTTTTTTTTTAAGAAAAAAAATAAAATTATAGCGTCAATTTATTTAGATTTTTTATTTATTGTATTTAATAGATTGGATATTTTCTATTTTTAATAAATTTGGGTATTATCTGAAAAAATTTAGGATATGCCTGAGGGTGAAGTTTACAAATTGCTAAGAGCCTGTTAAAAAACCTTCTAATGACTTGAATTCGAGTTCTTTTCCCCCAGGAAGCGATAGAAGAGAGGGGAAAATCATCTCAAATATCAATTATGATGGGGTTTAATACATCTTCTAAGCCATTATGAATTGTGAATTCATTCTGAGATGAATGCATTTAATGAAATTTACATCTGCCTTTTTTGATATTTATCAGCATAAGACGCAAATGGCCTATACATGGACGCGTATTTTGAATACGCCTTTTTGGGCCTTGTATACGCTTTTGCCCTTTATCATGTGCAAAGACCTTAATGCGACTCCCTGGCAGATTGCTTGTATTATTAGCTTGAAGCCCATCGTATCGCTTTTCTCTCTTTATTGGAGCTCTTTGATCCGCAGCCGCCATGATCGTTTGATTTCCAATATTATTTGGGCCGGGGTATTTGGCCATCTGCCTTTTTTATTTGTCCCTTTTGTGAGCAATCCTTGGTATTTTGTTCTAGCTTCTGCCGTTTATATGTTATTTTATCGGGGAGTCAATCCCGCTTGGATGGAAATTTTAAAAATTAATGTTCCGGAAGAGAATCGCAAAACGGTTGTTGCTTATGGTTCTGCTTTTTACCATGTTGGAGGAGCATTGCTCGCCATTCTAATGGGATGGGCGCTTGATGATTATTTTCAGGCCTGGCGCTGGCTTTTTCCTTTAACAGCTCTGTTATCTTTATGGTCGATTGTCTTGCAGGCCTCCCTTCCTATTAAGAAAGATATGCCAAGAGTAGAAATGCCTATTAGGCCTTTTTCTTTTAAGGAACAGATTAAAAAGCCTTGGGAAGAAGCGTGGGAATTACTTCGGCAGCGTCCTGATTTTATGCGTTTTCAAATAGGATTTATGCTGGGGGGAGGCGGATTGATGCTATGGCAGCCGGCCTTGCCTCTTTTCTTCATAGATACATTGCAGTTGAATTACAAGGAACTGACCTTGGCAATGACCCTTTGCAAAAGCATCGGATATACTTTAGCGCTTCCGCTATGGACCAAGGCAATGAGTCACAAAGATATTTTTATTTTTAGCAGCCTTGTCACGGCAATCGCTGCTTTTTTTCCTCTTGGATTGATGGCGGCACAGTGGCATCTAATTTGGCTTTATGCCGCTTACCTCTTGTATGGCATGATGCAGGCGGGAAGCGAGCTTAGCTGGAATTTATCCGGTCCTATTTTTTCTAAGCATGAAGATAGTTCTACCTATAGCGGCGTTAATGTTGTCTCGATTGGTTTAAGAGGGTGTGTGGCTCCGCCTTTGGGTAGCCTTTTGTGCTATTTGACCAATGCATCTGTTGCCCTTATGATAGGGGGAGGATTTTGCCTATTGGCTACCTGGCAAATGTATTTAAATAGGCAAAAGGAAGAAAAGCCTTATCTGCTGCCTCTTGGATAGGCGATGGGATTAATTCAACCGCCAAGACCCGAAAAAAGCTGAATTGACTTTGTTTTTAATCTTGTCTTCTATTGTTTGACTTAGCCGGTAAGCTTCATGGTGAAAAGGGTATTGCTTGCGCACTTCTTCAATGGTTTTTTCCAGAGGATACTCAAAGCAGCCAATTCTAACGCCCGCTTCATCATTATTTTTTGAAATAAATTGATTGAGCGCATAAGCGTCTGCAAGTAAAGGATACATGGCTTTCATCACATTGAAATAAGTGGGCTGGCATTCGCTTAAGATTTTATTCTTCAATTCAATGAGTTTTTCCTTTGATAAGCCCGCTTGGTGAGTTAAATGGTGCAGATCATTTAAATACGCTTGCTTGGTTTGAGTGCATAAGGGGACGGCTTCGCTAAGCAAAAAGGCTTGTATAGCCTCTATTATTTTATCTGAAGAGTCTTCTGTTTCTTTAAGGGCTCGATAGCGCTTTAGATAGATAGAGCGGCTTTCTTGCCGGTCTATTAATGCATCTCTTTGCCTCCATGTAAGCTTTGGAAAAAGCTGAGCGGCAATTTCTTTGCGCTTTTCGCAGCTAGATTCGGATCGGGATGTAAGGTTATAAGACAGGCGAATAAATTCACCTGGGGATGGCATTTTATTGCCATTCAAACTTTTTAGCACGGAAAGCTTTTGCTGATATAGAATGGCTAAAGATTGCCAGGAGTCTTCCGGACGCACGCGAGCTTTATAGACGGCTTTAGCAAGGGCTTTTTCTAGCCATGCCCAAAAATCTCTATTAGCCGTGGTATCTAAGTTGGCGATATCTTTTATAAAGTTTTCCTTAATGTCTTTAATGGCGATATCTGGATGGCGCTGCCTTTGAAAAGCCAATGTATATTTGCTGCGTTCTAAAAGCGGTTTCAAGCGTTCGTTCAGTTCCTTGTTTTGGGCGGAAGATAGGCGTTTGCGGATAGGCGTGTCGGCATTGCAAATCCAGCGGCGCATTTGTTCATCGCTCTCTTGGCTATTTTCCAATAAAGCAAGGGTTTGCTCGCTTAGAGGCTTATCTTTCCAACCTAATTCCAAAAATACGCTCCTATGAGGAATAAGGTGCTCTTTTTGCTTATGAAAATCGGTAGGGGAATGCCTGCGGCTGCGCCCTTCTTTGCAAGCCACTCTGATTTGCATTTGCAATTCTCTATCCTCTGCCAGGGCATGGTCCGTGTCAAAAAATTCCCACCTCCAAGGGCGATCTAAGAGTTTCTTGAGATCGGGCAAATCCTCTAGCTTTTTTGAAATGAGAGCGCCTTGAATAGCCTTCGGCCCTTGCTCTTCGTATGATATCCATGTGGAGGGGGTAATCAATCCCAGCAAGTATTCTTCTTGCAACTTCTCAAAAGTTTTTGATTTTTGGCTAGCTAATTGGCTTGATGTTTGAGGACTTGAATGGGTCATAAAGAGCAAAGATTTGAATTGATCGTATAGGTCTTCATATCCTTTCATTTCAGGCGCAAGGCCTACATTATTTCCATGCAAATCCAGGAATTGAATTTCCCCGCTAATGAGCGCATGCCATTCACTTTTGAAGTCTAGCCTTTGCAAGATGGCCTCTAGCAACTGAGGGGTTTCCTTATATTGATAGACGGTCTTCATCTCGGAAAGAAAGGGTTTGGCGATCACATGCTCGACTTTTCGGTGAACTAGTCCATTATCGTCCAAGTTTTGAATATCGTTGATGGCAACGGCTTCAGGAGCCATAATTGTCCAATTGACATTGAGGGCATAAGGAAGAATTCGATTAAAATAATTGATTTGCTCTACTGATAAATCTGTGTTATCGACGCTTAAATTGAGAAGCGGCTGTTGAGACAAAAAAAGGGTTTGAAGGGTTTTGAAATGGACGTGATGCGTTTCATTGTTAGCGTCTTTGTATACCCATCGCTTCTGTTCGCAAGTTTCGTAAATTTTTTTCGTTTCAAGATTGGAAAGATCGGGAACAAAGAAAAGGGATTGATTCTCAAAAGATGGGCCGGAATTCCTTCTTATAGTTCCTGGCGAGGCTTTTTCTCTATTTTTTCGCAGACTATTTGAAGAATGCTTATTGGACGAAGAATAAGCTACTCCGGAGAGTTGGGCGGGAGTGAGGGCCTGAAGCTCTTCAGAAGACAAAGAGAGGTTTCTCCATTTAGATTGGATGAAAAATTCATAAATCTTCTTTTCTTGCGGCCTTTGCATGCGTTTTAAAATTTCAATTTTAATTTCAGAATTTAAAGAGGATGTCCATTCATAGCCTCTCAGCCTTTGCTTTTGATCCAGCAAAATGCCATAATGATTGCAGGAAAGCCGTTCCATTAAAAATCCAGGAACGACACCTTGCGTGGATTTAAAGTTAAAAAGCTGTTGGACAAAAAGCTCCTCTTCTTCTGATTTTTTATTGCATTTCTTATAAATGGAAGCGGCGGAAAGATAGGATTCATTGACCAATCCAGATCCTCTGTTAAAATGCATGATTTGAGGTGAGTGGGTCAAAGATAAAAGGGTTTTAAGACCGGCTTGCAAAGCTACCCCTCGAGAGGCTGCAGCCTCCGAAGCGACATGCATAGGGCGATTGACAATAAATAGCTTGATTTTGTTTAGCAGAGGAAGGACATGCTTATTATATAGCTCGTCATTCTGTTGCGCTTCTTTTCGCAAATAGGCTTCTAGCTCAAAAACAAACCCTATTTCTTCAACATCAACCTGATCTTTTAAGAAAAGAGAATCCAAGGTCGAAATAAGCAAAGACAAGTGGACGTTGTCTTTTTGCTGAATCAGCGCCTTGGCCCAATCGAGCTTTTCATCGCTTTTAAAACTCTTTAATTCGCTTGCAGAGGAAGATGAACGTATAGTCTGCTCATTTAATTCGAGGACGTCGCCGTCGTCGTAAATATTAAATTCTTTTGTTGGTTCAAGTTCTTTTAACGCTAAATCCTGTTCGAACTGGAAAGCCGCCCCCTGTTCTTGGCAATCCAGCAATCCTTGTTGAGCTCTTTCTATGACTTCTTGTTCTTGAAGCTCTTCAAGCTGCTGGGTCAAATGCTGGATTTCTCCTTTTAATTCTTTCAATTTCTGCTTTTCGCGCTTAATATCGGAGCTATAATATATTTGATAAACCAGCTGAATAATATAAGTAAGAATATAAAATCTCTTTTTAGAGGCGGTAATTCCTCTTAGATCAAGAAGGCGGTTTTTAACTTCTAGGCACTTAATTTGATAGTGGGCCAAAAGACGTTGAGTATTATTTTTATCCCTGTCGAATTGCGTCAAAAAGGCCTCATTTGACTGCAAATGATCCGAAGCCAAAATCGTTGTTTTTTGTAGAAGGCCAGACGGGTTTTCTACGTCTTCCAAAATAAGAGGAGGCGAATAAAAGGAAGCAAGCCTTAAATGGGAAGCTGGAGCCTGTAAAGAAAAAGAAGAGGTTCTCTTATTCGAAAAGGGCATAAAATTTAAACCTTTAATGTAAATGTTTGGCGTTTAAAGGGCTGAATTAACATAAGCCAGGAATTAAAGGTTATTTTCAAATTCTGTAATAATTTGCAGGTTTAAACGTCAATTTTATTGATTTGTCAATTATCAATAAAATTGATTTGTAAATCATCAAATTTGATGATTGAAATTCAAAATTTTTAATTTGAAAGCAAAAAAACTATTTCCGATTTTTAAATAAGAATAGAATGACCTTTGGTTGGATTCCTAGAAATCGCTATTGTTTTTATCCTCAATTAAAGATAAGTAGAGACTTGATTAAGCATGGAAAGATAAT
This region includes:
- a CDS encoding FAD-dependent thymidylate synthase, encoding MLTDDYEEFTDAQIKILKRYVTNTSSHIFVLRNLPEVIKGALFSRYSRSALGLRSLLLKEFITNNEEAAFEAIVGPLARSEEEQQAHQQGEAIKKAQAFYDRILDGYGDDSIGELGGAHLAIENISMIAAKLIEDHRIGGSPLEKSTRYIYFDQKVKGEYLFYREPILMTSAYRDSYIQTCNMLFDTYSRLIPPVTAIMEQRFPKDPLISKAAYTAALRAKVLDCLRGLLPAGTLTNMGIYGNGRFFEQLIHRLNCQNLAELQDIGKRSYEELSKVIPSFVRRSDPSHRSHQSYAQFYETIQSELKLIADQHLPHCERTLQSGVRLVSYDPDAVTKVAAALLYSLGNKGLPEIWNYCKGLSDEELARILDAGCNARENRRHKSPRALEHAEFTFEIVTDFGAYRDLHRHRLLTQERQFLCCDYGFYIPPEIQNTPYEEDYCHALNQAKEVFDVIAAELPEEAQYVVPMAYNIRWYFHVNLRALQWLCELRSSPAGHPSYRHIAQTMAKVVCQTFPAFERFFKFVDYEGYELGRLEQEQRKFEKQQQTMMI
- a CDS encoding MFS transporter, with the protein product MKFTSAFFDIYQHKTQMAYTWTRILNTPFWALYTLLPFIMCKDLNATPWQIACIISLKPIVSLFSLYWSSLIRSRHDRLISNIIWAGVFGHLPFLFVPFVSNPWYFVLASAVYMLFYRGVNPAWMEILKINVPEENRKTVVAYGSAFYHVGGALLAILMGWALDDYFQAWRWLFPLTALLSLWSIVLQASLPIKKDMPRVEMPIRPFSFKEQIKKPWEEAWELLRQRPDFMRFQIGFMLGGGGLMLWQPALPLFFIDTLQLNYKELTLAMTLCKSIGYTLALPLWTKAMSHKDIFIFSSLVTAIAAFFPLGLMAAQWHLIWLYAAYLLYGMMQAGSELSWNLSGPIFSKHEDSSTYSGVNVVSIGLRGCVAPPLGSLLCYLTNASVALMIGGGFCLLATWQMYLNRQKEEKPYLLPLG